AGTTTCGAAAAACCGCTGATGATTCGGTCGCGTCTTCTTTTCATGGTTAACCTTTTGGTTTATACGGCTCTGCGAATCTGAAACAAAGTAACGCAATAAAAGTTTTATCCGCAACCCAAATGCCGCCAAACAAAACATGGATGCCTGCAAACGTTTGAAAACCTGTTTTTCCCGCAATTTATCAGGCCCTCTTTCTTCAAGATACTGATAATGTTGACGATGTGTTGAAAACTTCGTAGTGCATGATCGGCGAATGTAGCTTACTTTGCACCAAAATTTTTCAAATGGGAAAACCACAAAGAATAGGAATTCTCACAGCCGGAGGCGATTGCCCGGGCATCAATGCCGCCATACGCGGGGTGGGCAAAACGGCCATCACCAAATATGGGATGGAGGTCATCGGATTTTCCTCGGGTTTTTCGGGCATCATCAACAAAGAGTATGAAGTGCTCGACGAAGCCAAGCTCTCAGGAATTCTGACGCTTGGAGGCACCATCCTGGGGACTTCGCGCGAGAAGCCTTTCAAGAAAAACGGCAACAAGGGTACTGATAAGCCCGACCGCATCAAAAAGCATTACAAAGAGCTTGGGCTGGATTGCCTGGTGTGCATTGGGGGCAATGGCACCCAAAAAACGGCTGCATTGCTGGCCGAAGAGGGCCTTAATGTGGTAGGAATTCCAAAAACGATTGATAATGATGTTTTTGGGACGGATTTCACCTTTGGCTTCGACTCGGCGGTATGGATTGCCACCGAGGCTATCGACAGGTTGCACACCACAGCCAACTCGCACAAGCGCATCATGGTCATTGAGCTCATGGGGCACACCGCGGGCTGGCTGGCACTCTACGCCGGAATGGCCGGCGGAGGCGATGTGATCCTTCTGCCCGAGCTGGGCTACGACCCGCAGGTGGTCAACCGCTATCTGCTCGACAGGGCCTACAAAAAGAAACCTTACTCGATTGTGGTGGTGGCCGAGGGTATCGAAAAGCCTGAAACAGAAACTTCTGCCGCAGCCTATGTGGCCAGAATGATCGAAAATGGAACCCGCATCGAAACCCGTACCACCATTCTGGGATATGTGCAACGCGGCGGATCGCCCTCGCCTATGGATCGCATCCTGGCCACACGCTTTGGCACCAAGGCTGTTGACCTCATCGCACAGGAAAAATACGGCCGTATGGTCAATATCGTCAACAACAGCACCGATAGCATTCCGCTTAAAGAAGTGGCAGGCAAGCTCAACCTGGTGCCAAAAAAACACAGCCTGATCAATAAAGCCCGTGCATTGGATATTTGTATGGGGGATGAATGCAGTTTTTAACGAACTTGCATCAAAAACATAGCGATGAACCCTTTTGCTCCACTTGCCGCGTATATTCTGGCATCCATGATGGCCCTGGCCGGATTGGGATCATTATTTCTGCTTGCATCCGGCCGCTTCAGGCCAGGCATGCTGCTGCCCGAAAGTGCAGGACTAAGGCCCGGGCAGAGCCGTCGCTGGTTTGCCATTCAGGCAGTTTTGCTCATCGTTGCCGCACTGCTGGTGTATGTGCGCATCACCCAGCTCCAGCAAGGCCATCGCGATAACGTGATGGACAATATCACCTATGGCATCAGCAGCCTGCTGTTTTTCAGGGTGATAGGCGACTTCAGGTATATTGGTTTTTTTGCGCCACGGTCTTCCGATCCTTTTTCGGTTTTGGACAAAAAAGCCCTGACGCCCTTGTTTTTGTTCTGGTTTGCCCTGAGTGTTTTTCTGCTGTTCTGAGCTCACCGCAACGAGTAGCACTAAATTTGCAAAAAACAAAGCCATGATACCCCAGCAGCCTTCCGATACCATGCCAGTGCTCCGTCCGGAGATGGACCGCGAGACCATGGAGCAGCTCATTGCTGATTTTGTGGCCGGATTGCTGAAAAACGACTTCGGGCGGCTCTGTCAGCTCATGTACCGTCACGATGTGGACGAGCGAAAATTCAATGCAGCGCTTCAGCTGCCCGACGATGCGCAGCGATCGCGGGAGATTGCCCGCCTGGTGGTGGACAGGGAATTGCTCAAAATGAAAACCAGAGCGGCCTACGCCAGATGGAAGGCCGGGTCGCAACTTGAACAGGAGCATGGAGATTAGCAGCGGACAGATCGTGTTTGCTTTTGCGCTGACCTTGTTTGCCGGACTTTCGACTGGCATCGGGAGCGCGATTTCTCTGCTCTCCAAGCGAACCAACACCCGTTTTCTTACCGTAGCTCTGGGCTTTTCGGCAGGTGTGATGATCTATGTGTCATTTGTCGAAATTCTTCAGAAAGCACGCGAACTGCTTATCGCAGAATACGGTTCAGGCATGGGCGACTGGTATGCCATAGGCGGTTTTTTTGCCGGCATTGCCCTCATTGCCCTCATTGATAAGTTTATCCCCGACAACCCACACGAAGTGCGCAAGGTGGAGGAAATGGACGACGAAAGCAAAAGAAACCGCATGAGCCGTGTAGGGCTGCTCACGGCCCTGGTCATTGGCATACACAACTTTCCCGAAGGTCTTGCCACTTTCACAGCTGCACTCAACGATCCCGCCCTGGGTGTGGCCATTGCCATCGCCATTGCCATCCACAACATCCCCGAAGGCATAGCCGTGGCCGTGCCCATCTACTACGCCACCAACAGCCGCAAAAAAGCCTTTTGGCTCTCGTTCAGCAGCGGCCTTGCCGAGCCGGTGGGCGCCATTGTTGGCTTTGCCCTGCTGATGCCTTTCATGAACCCGCTTGTATTCGGCTTGCTTTTTGCGGTCATTGCCGGAATTATGGTCTTTATTTCGCTCGACGAACTGCTGCCTGCAGCCGAAACCTTCGGCGAGCACCACCTGGCCATTTACGGCCTCATCGGGGGAATGGCCGTGATGGCCCTCAGCCTGCTGATGATGGCCTGATCTGCCACCCGGCGAAAGACCGGTTTATCAAGGCTTTAAGATATTTTTTGGTGGAAGCCTTGTTTCACAGCACAGCCATGCATCCTGGTTTGGAAACAGTTGCAAATAAACTGTCCGGCGCTTGGGCTTTTGTCCCGTTCAGTCCTGATTGGGCAGGCAAAAAACATCATACCGTGGAAACAACGTAAATGTAGCACAACCTGTGCTGGCCGGTGTTCTGTACGTTGTGTGGGGTATGTGGCGGGATGTAGGCAATGCCGCCCTCCTGCACAGCGATGGGGTGCTGGCCTTCGATCAGGGTTTCACCCGACCCTTCCAGAAATACCAGAACTTCCTCGTGTGCTCCGGTGGTATGCAAACCGCAACTCTGGCCAGGCTCGAGGCAAACCAATCCCGACCGCATGGCATGGCTTTGGCTACTGCTGAGGATTTCGAAATATGCGGTGCCTTTGGGAAGTTCCAGAAAAAACGGACGCCTGGTATCGGCCATGTGGTTCAGTTTTGGTTGGTCTCCGATTCAATCCACCACGAGGCCAATGGCGGAAGCAGTATCAACTGGAGCATGGCTGCGGGCAATCCGGGCAAAAGACTTGCTGATAGGGCACTCATTGTCCCTTCGGCTGCAATGCCGGAAAGCACAAATGCAGCGGAAAATGCCAACCTGCCGGCAATCAAGGCCAAAACCAGAGCCAGGTGGCTGCCCAACTTGAACACTTCCCTGAA
This window of the Bacteroidota bacterium genome carries:
- a CDS encoding 6-phosphofructokinase, with protein sequence MGKPQRIGILTAGGDCPGINAAIRGVGKTAITKYGMEVIGFSSGFSGIINKEYEVLDEAKLSGILTLGGTILGTSREKPFKKNGNKGTDKPDRIKKHYKELGLDCLVCIGGNGTQKTAALLAEEGLNVVGIPKTIDNDVFGTDFTFGFDSAVWIATEAIDRLHTTANSHKRIMVIELMGHTAGWLALYAGMAGGGDVILLPELGYDPQVVNRYLLDRAYKKKPYSIVVVAEGIEKPETETSAAAYVARMIENGTRIETRTTILGYVQRGGSPSPMDRILATRFGTKAVDLIAQEKYGRMVNIVNNSTDSIPLKEVAGKLNLVPKKHSLINKARALDICMGDECSF
- a CDS encoding DUF3995 domain-containing protein — its product is MNPFAPLAAYILASMMALAGLGSLFLLASGRFRPGMLLPESAGLRPGQSRRWFAIQAVLLIVAALLVYVRITQLQQGHRDNVMDNITYGISSLLFFRVIGDFRYIGFFAPRSSDPFSVLDKKALTPLFLFWFALSVFLLF
- the zupT gene encoding zinc transporter ZupT, which gives rise to MEISSGQIVFAFALTLFAGLSTGIGSAISLLSKRTNTRFLTVALGFSAGVMIYVSFVEILQKARELLIAEYGSGMGDWYAIGGFFAGIALIALIDKFIPDNPHEVRKVEEMDDESKRNRMSRVGLLTALVIGIHNFPEGLATFTAALNDPALGVAIAIAIAIHNIPEGIAVAVPIYYATNSRKKAFWLSFSSGLAEPVGAIVGFALLMPFMNPLVFGLLFAVIAGIMVFISLDELLPAAETFGEHHLAIYGLIGGMAVMALSLLMMA
- a CDS encoding cupin domain-containing protein, giving the protein MADTRRPFFLELPKGTAYFEILSSSQSHAMRSGLVCLEPGQSCGLHTTGAHEEVLVFLEGSGETLIEGQHPIAVQEGGIAYIPPHTPHNVQNTGQHRLCYIYVVSTV